The following coding sequences lie in one Enterococcus sp. 9E7_DIV0242 genomic window:
- a CDS encoding DUF3955 domain-containing protein, whose protein sequence is MEFGEKIRELRKENQLTQEQFAAQLNVTRQAVSNWENNRNLPDLEMLILISSKFHISLDELILGGNDMNNITEKLIQDGSETRRAKFNLFSIIFGTFLLLFGFACLVIKANSVEYIDAAGILHENFYLLPIGFLFLFVGLIVFIVIGIKFLYHLKKAE, encoded by the coding sequence ATGGAATTTGGAGAGAAGATTAGAGAACTGAGAAAAGAAAATCAACTAACACAGGAACAGTTTGCGGCACAATTAAATGTAACAAGACAAGCTGTATCGAATTGGGAAAATAACCGTAATCTCCCAGACCTTGAAATGTTGATTTTGATTAGTAGTAAATTTCATATTTCGTTAGATGAATTGATTTTAGGAGGGAACGACATGAACAATATTACAGAAAAATTGATACAGGATGGTAGTGAGACCAGACGAGCAAAATTCAATTTATTTTCCATTATTTTTGGGACCTTTCTATTATTATTTGGATTTGCCTGTCTAGTGATCAAAGCTAACTCAGTAGAGTATATTGACGCTGCTGGAATTTTACATGAGAATTTCTATTTATTACCGATTGGCTTTCTGTTTTTATTTGTTGGTTTGATTGTCTTTATAGTCATAGGAATCAAGTTCCTGTATCATTTGAAAAAAGCTGAATGA
- a CDS encoding VOC family protein — MFTEQVKIMLYVNDVNESSKFWQSIGFIEKERDAVDGTIVVEIAPSETSSTRIVLYELAFIQQHSPEVAGNTPSLMFFSEDITGLYKGMQEQGVTLGDLVQLPGGDLVFNFADNDGNYFAVSEQ, encoded by the coding sequence ATGTTTACAGAACAAGTAAAAATCATGTTATATGTGAATGATGTGAATGAATCCAGTAAATTCTGGCAAAGTATCGGCTTTATTGAAAAAGAAAGAGATGCAGTGGATGGCACGATTGTTGTAGAAATTGCCCCTAGTGAGACCTCATCTACGAGAATCGTCTTGTACGAGCTGGCTTTCATTCAGCAACATTCTCCAGAGGTAGCTGGAAATACGCCTTCTTTGATGTTTTTCAGTGAAGATATCACAGGTCTTTATAAAGGAATGCAGGAACAAGGTGTGACTCTTGGGGATCTGGTTCAATTGCCGGGTGGGGACTTGGTATTTAATTTCGCAGATAATGATGGCAATTATTTTGCTGTATCCGAACAATAA
- a CDS encoding rhodanese-related sulfurtransferase, producing the protein MTYQVLLYYQYTTIKEPEQFAKEHLAFCQSLHLKGRILVATEGINGTLSGTVEETNKYMETMLADERFKDTFFKVDTAEEHAFKKMFVRARNELVALNLEDDINPLELTGNYLDPEDFREALIDENTIVLDARNDYEYDLGHFRGAIRPDIRNFRELPQWIRDNKEQFMDKRVVTYCTGGIRCEKFSGWLLREGFENVAQLHGGIANYGRDPKTQGEFWDGKMYVFDERISVEINKVDKQVIGKDWFDGTPCERYINCANPYCNRQILASEENEEKHLGGCSPECSQHPANRYVQRHHLSESEVAKRLAQ; encoded by the coding sequence ATGACTTACCAAGTACTTTTATATTATCAATACACGACGATCAAAGAGCCGGAACAATTTGCCAAGGAACATTTGGCCTTTTGTCAGTCGTTGCATTTAAAGGGTAGGATTTTGGTGGCAACTGAAGGAATCAATGGGACGCTGTCTGGGACAGTAGAAGAGACCAACAAGTACATGGAAACGATGCTGGCAGACGAACGTTTTAAAGATACCTTTTTCAAAGTGGATACTGCGGAAGAACATGCCTTCAAAAAAATGTTTGTTCGTGCAAGAAATGAGCTGGTTGCTCTAAATTTGGAAGATGATATCAATCCTTTAGAATTGACAGGAAACTACCTTGACCCGGAAGATTTCCGAGAAGCTTTGATCGATGAAAACACTATTGTGTTGGATGCCAGAAATGATTATGAATATGATCTGGGTCATTTTCGTGGAGCGATTCGTCCAGACATACGAAATTTTAGAGAGCTGCCACAATGGATTCGTGACAATAAAGAACAGTTTATGGATAAAAGGGTGGTCACCTATTGTACAGGCGGGATTCGCTGTGAAAAATTCTCAGGGTGGCTTCTTCGTGAAGGGTTTGAGAATGTTGCTCAGCTGCATGGCGGTATTGCAAATTATGGCAGAGATCCGAAAACGCAAGGTGAATTCTGGGATGGGAAGATGTATGTGTTTGATGAACGAATCAGTGTAGAAATCAATAAAGTTGATAAGCAAGTCATCGGGAAAGACTGGTTTGATGGTACACCGTGTGAACGCTATATCAACTGTGCCAATCCTTATTGCAATAGACAGATTCTTGCCTCAGAAGAAAATGAAGAAAAGCATTTGGGTGGCTGCTCTCCGGAATGTAGTCAGCATCCGGCAAATCGTTATGTACAAAGGCATCATCTGAGTGAAAGCGAAGTTGCCAAACGACTGGCTCAATGA